In one Rhopalosiphum padi isolate XX-2018 chromosome 3, ASM2088224v1, whole genome shotgun sequence genomic region, the following are encoded:
- the LOC132926867 gene encoding uncharacterized protein LOC132926867, with the protein MAFYASLVLVSAACLISFSVTGEEISKVTEEKTETKSENDDEVTAKRVVFGSLHPINHNVGIGGGYGSGSGHGAGASGVGLGVGFGLGGGGGGGAEGGGAGGGGAGAGYGVGGGSTSSNYGTGAGYGQGGGSGGAGYGQGGGSGGAGYGQGSGSGGAGYGQGSGSGGAGYGQGSGSGGAGYGHGSGSGGVGFGQGSGSGGAGYGQGSASAGSSSYGQGSASAGSSSYGQGSGSGGSGYGQGSGSGGFGYGQGSGSGGSGYGHGSGFGGSGYGQGSGSGSFGHGSGYGSGSGTGGSTGGYGVGSGGSYANGLGAGQGSGFGGGSGGGYGGGSGQGVGFGNGVGHGHGHGGGFGHGGGFGHGGGFGHGAGFGHGGGYGVGGGFGGAHSIFGLHHKPQLIGALAHGGGIGFGGGAGGGAAATYG; encoded by the exons ATGGCTTTCTACGCATCATTG GTGCTAGTCTCCGCTGCGTGCCTCATAAGCTTTTCTGTGACGGGAGAAGAAATATCTAAAGTCACAGAAGAGAAAACAGAGACGAAATCAGAAAATGATGATGAAGTAACTGCCAAAAGAGTGGTTTTCGGTTCGTTACACCCGATCAACCATAATGTTGGCATTGGCGGCGGTTATGGCTCAGGTTCTGGTCACGGTGCAGGTGCCTCAGGGGTGGGATTAGGCGTTGGTTTCGGTTtgggcggtggcggtggcggcggtgcaGAAGGAGGCGGTGCAGGAGGAGGAGGAGCCGGAGCAGGTTATGGCGTCGGTGGTGGATCAACCAGCAGTAACTACGGAACCGGTGCCGGTTATGGGCAAGGAGGCGGTTCCGGCGGAGCTGGTTATGGGCAAGGAGGCGGTTCCGGTGGTGCCGGTTATGGACAAGGAAGCGGTTCCGGTGGTGCTGGTTATGGACAAGGAAGCGGTTCCGGTGGTGCTGGTTATGGACAAGGAAGCGGTTCCGGCGGTGCTGGTTATGGACACGGCAGCGGTTCTGGCGGTGTTGGTTTTGGCCAAGGAAGTGGTTCCGGTGGTGCTGGTTATGGGCAAGGAAGTGCCTCTGCCGGCAGTTCCAGCTATGGTCAAGGAAGTGCCTCTGCTGGTAGTTCCAGCTATGGTCAAGGAAGCGGTTCCGGTGGTTCTGGTTATGGACAGGGAAGTGGTTCTGGCGGTTTCGGTTATGGACAAGGAAGCGGTTCTGGTGGCTCTGGATATGGACATGGAAGCGGTTTCGGTGGTTCTGGTTACGGACAAGGAAGCGGTTCCGGTAGTTTCGGACACGGAAGCGGTTATGGCTCAGGAAGTGGTACAGGCGGTAGCACTGGCGGATATGGTGTCGGGTCTGGAGGAAGCTACGCAAACGGTCTTGGAGCCGGTCAAGGTAGTGGTTTTGGCGGCGGATCTGGAGGAGGTTACGGAGGTGGATCCGGCCAAGGAGTCGGATTTGGTAACGGTGTCGGTCACGGCCACGGACACGGCGGTGGTTTTGGACACGGCGGAGGATTTGGTCACGGCGGTGGATTCGGTCACGGTGCTGGATTTGGTCATGGCGGCGGTTATGGTGTCGGTGGTGGATTTGGTGGTGCTCATAGTATCTTCGGTCTACACCACAAACCTCAACTCATCGGAGCCCTCGCACACGGTGGTGGCATCGGATTTGGCGGTGGTGCCGGCGGCGGCGCAGCAGCTACATATGGCTAA